A genomic segment from Dermatobacter hominis encodes:
- a CDS encoding PaaI family thioesterase, protein MAENTTTTRRPGDPIPLHDLLDLEFLDAVEGSPFAEVRMPVQPNAFGFTANLHGGAVATVVDCACALAVARAVAFDPTAESLVTVDMHVRYLGRPRTDAVVARAEIVKLGSTIIVVECKVVDEGGHVVASADFSMMRVALREPLSDAVVGRPGDVDL, encoded by the coding sequence ATGGCCGAGAACACCACCACGACCCGCCGCCCCGGCGACCCCATCCCGCTGCACGACCTGCTCGACCTCGAGTTCCTCGACGCGGTGGAGGGATCGCCCTTCGCAGAGGTGCGGATGCCGGTCCAGCCGAACGCCTTCGGGTTCACCGCCAACCTCCACGGCGGCGCGGTCGCCACCGTGGTCGACTGCGCCTGCGCGCTGGCCGTGGCCCGGGCGGTGGCGTTCGACCCGACGGCGGAGTCGCTGGTCACCGTCGACATGCACGTCCGCTACCTCGGCCGGCCGCGCACCGATGCCGTGGTCGCCCGCGCCGAGATCGTGAAGCTCGGGAGCACGATCATCGTGGTCGAGTGCAAGGTCGTCGACGAGGGCGGCCACGTGGTCGCCAGCGCGGACTTCTCGATGATGCGGGTGGCGCTGCGCGAGCCGCTGTCCGACGCGGTGGTGGGACGACCCGGCGACGTCGACCTCTAG
- a CDS encoding alpha/beta fold hydrolase produces MPYEDIDGQPVWYEEHGDPGDVPLVALHGGILTFRASFDDVLPWLGDGRRVIGIELQGHGHTPDTGRAMSIDRFADDVAAVIDRVAGGGPVDVWGFSLGALTATSLAVRHPASVRRLVLAASNIRPDGYHPEITAPEQDDPRLPTEQEFAAWQAAYEAVAPVPADFFPFLERMQPVVHDFAGWSADEIRSVAAPTFLVIGDQDFVRLDHAAEMLELFPDCRLAVLPDTRHTEVMQRTDALRALVGPFLA; encoded by the coding sequence ATGCCCTACGAGGACATCGACGGCCAGCCCGTGTGGTACGAGGAGCACGGCGATCCCGGGGACGTGCCGCTCGTGGCCCTCCACGGCGGCATCCTCACCTTCCGCGCCAGCTTCGACGACGTGCTCCCGTGGCTCGGCGACGGCCGCAGGGTGATCGGCATCGAGCTCCAGGGCCACGGCCACACGCCCGACACCGGCCGCGCCATGTCGATCGACCGATTCGCCGACGACGTCGCCGCGGTCATCGACCGCGTGGCCGGCGGCGGGCCCGTCGACGTCTGGGGCTTCAGCCTGGGCGCGCTCACGGCCACGAGCCTGGCCGTCCGCCACCCCGCCTCGGTCCGCAGGCTGGTCCTCGCCGCGTCGAACATCCGGCCCGACGGCTACCACCCCGAGATCACCGCACCCGAGCAGGACGACCCGCGGTTGCCGACGGAGCAGGAGTTCGCGGCGTGGCAGGCCGCGTACGAGGCCGTGGCGCCGGTGCCGGCCGACTTCTTCCCGTTCCTCGAGCGCATGCAGCCCGTGGTCCACGACTTCGCCGGGTGGAGCGCGGATGAGATCCGGTCGGTCGCCGCACCGACCTTCCTCGTGATCGGCGACCAGGACTTCGTCCGCCTCGACCACGCCGCGGAGATGCTGGAGCTCTTCCCCGACTGCCGGCTCGCCGTGCTCCCCGACACCCGCCACACGGAGGTCATGCAGCGGACCGACGCGCTGCGCGCGCTCGTCGGTCCGTTCCTCGCCTGA